GTAATATTCGCGGTGGTCGATACCGAGCCATCATCGTTGTACTCGTTAATGGTAAAACTGTGCTCACCCGCGGTTGCGAGGTCAGGCTGAGCGCAATGCTCACGCCGGCTCTCATCGAGAGTCAGTATCTCACCTTCGGTGTAAGAGTCGGCCTCCAGAGACAAAGGATTGTATTTCACGGTGATATCGAATGGCTGAACACCGGCCATACGGCCGTCCGTGGTCACCAGATTGATGTCTTCCTCCCTGCCCAGGTCAGCATCTCCAAGATTGCCGCCTGACAGTCCCGGAACACCACGCATGATTACCCCTTGCCGCGCCTTGTTGTTGATATCCTCCAATGCCAGCCACGAGGGCGCGTTGGTCAGGGAGTAATCCAGGATATCCTCGCCGCCGAAGGCGCCAAAATTGTAATAATATTCCACCCCAAGATAAGCCGTGGCAGGAGGTATACCAAGAACGGTGGGCTGATCGGGATCCTTCTCGGTTTTACAGGCGACAACAGACAGGGCGATCAGCACCACGGTGGTCAGCCGAGTGACGGAGACAGTGCGGGAAATTAAATCGGCGCGCATGAAAAAGTCCGCTTTAAAACGTTGTTTTTATGGCAGTGCCGACCGGCGAGCGAGCCAGTCGATTTACACACCGTTACAGAACAACGTCATGGTAGCCAATTTACATGAAAGGCGATCTGCGCGAGTTCTCAGATTCACCCGCCAGCACGTCCCCTTGCGCAAGTGGCACGATGGGCGGGTTTATAGCGTGTTACGGAGCGCCGAAACCATGCTGTTTGAGAAAATCCAAGAGACCGGCTTCATCCAGAACGGGAATCTCAAGCTGCTCTGCCTTGGCCAGCTTGGAGCCGGCCGCCTCACCGGCAACCACGCACGCCGTCTTTTTTGAAACACTACCCGCAACCTTGGCACCAAGCTGCTCAAGCCTTTCTTTCGCCTCATCACGGGTCATGGCAGACAGTGCTCCGGTGAGGACCCAGGTCTGCCCTTGCAGGGGCTTCTCACCCTCGACAATCTCTTCTTCCTGCCACACCACCCCGGCCTGTCGCAGGGCATCAAGGGTCTCCTTGTTGTGCGACTGGTCGAAAAAACTGCGGATATGTCCCGCCACAATCGGGCCAACATCCGGAACTGTTTGTAGGGCCTCTTCATCCGCCCCGGCAATGGCCTCAAGAGTGCCAAAGTGAGCCGCCAGCCCCTTGGCCGTTGCCTCGCCCACCTCCCTGATACCCAGGGCATAGAGAAAACGCCACAGCACCGGGTTTCGGGCGTTGTCGATGGCCCCTACGAGATTGGATGCCGATTTCTCCCCCATTCTCTCAAGACCGGTCAGGTCGTCTTTTTTCAGGTGGTACAGGTCAGCGACCGTTTCAACCAGCCCACGGTCGACCAGAATATCTATCCACTTGTCCCCCAGACCCTCAATGTCCATGGCTTTGCGGGACGCATAGTGGCGGATAGCTTCCTTTCTCTGGGCGGGGCAGAACAGCCCGCCGGAGCAGCGGGCAACGGCCTCTCCCTCAATCTGAACAACATCGGAATCACATACCGGGCACTTTTCCGGAAGCTCCACCGCCCTGGCATCGTCGGGACGCTTCTCGGTCACCACCTTGACCACCTGAGGAATGACGTCCCCCGCCCGCCGGATGAACACCGTATCGCCAATACGGACATCCAGCCGGCGAATCTCATCCATATTATGAAGCGTGGCATTACTGACGGTTACACCACCGACAAATACCGGCTTGAGACGGGCCACGGGCGTCACTGCGCCGGTACGACCAACCTGAAACTCAACATCCTCAATGACCGTGAGTTCTTCCTGGGCAGGAAACTTTTGGGCGATTGCCCAACGCGGAGCCCGCGACACAAAGCCCAGTCGCTGCTGAAGAGACAGGCGGTTCACCTTGAAGACAATGCCGTCGATTTCATAGGGCAGAGATTCGCGCTTTTCCATTAGCTGGTTATAGGCAGTCAGGCACTCTTCAACGCCCTTCGCCTTCCGCATCTCCGGATTGATCCTGAAACCCCAGCGCTTCACCATCTGAAGACCATCAAAATGGGTCTCGGGCAGTTGGCTTTCATCCGTCACAGCAACACTGTAAGCACACATTTCCAGTGGACGCCGGGCTGTGACTGTGGACTTTTTCTGCCGCAGGCTGCCTGCTGCCGCGTTCCGGGGATTGACAAAGGTCTTTTCACCCTGGTCCGCCAAACGCCGGTTGAGTTTTTCAAACCCCGCCTTCGGCATATAAACCTCTCCCCTCACCTCAACAAGCTCTGGCACATCCTTGCCACGAAGTTTGAGCGGGACCGAGGGGATCGTTCGGATGTTGGCGGTTATATCTTCGCCCGAGTACCCATCACCACGGGTAGCCGCAACGGTCAGCGAGCCGTTTTCATAATGCAGACTCACCGCCAGGCCATCCAGTTTGGGTTCGCACACATACTCGATATCATCGCCTGAGCCCAGCCGATCCCGAATCCGGCGGTCGAAATCCCGGAGTTCTTCCTCGCTGAAAGCATTATCCAGAGAAAGCATCGGTAAGCGGTGAACCACTTCCTCGAAGCTCGTTTCCGCGCTGCTACCCACCCGGCGAGTGGGAGAGTCATCGGAAGCCAGTTCAGGGTACTCTGCTTCCAGTTTCTGGAGTTCCCGGAACAGGCGGTCGTACTCAGAATCCGGCACTTGCGGATCGTCCAGTACATAATAACGATAGTTGTGATCGTCGACCGCTGACCGGAGTTCCTCAACACGCTGAATAACGTCGGGCGTGGCTTTGCTCATGAATTCGCGCTCTCACCTGTCAAAAAAATGCCCGGACTCATCATCCGGGCATTGTTAATCTTTCATTCACCCTGGGATCAAACCCGCTGGGACCGCTGTTTACGCTCAAATTCGCGAATCCGCTGGCGACAATGCTCAATGGTTTGGGGCGTCATCACGCTCCGACGCTCGTCTTTCAACTCGCCACCGAGGTTGCGCACCACGCACTGGGCTGTCTCCAGCATGAAATCAAAAGCCTGGAGCGCGTTGGACGGCCCCGGCATGCTCATGAAAAAACTGATTCCGGGCGTTGTCAGCGACTCGATATCCGATGGCTTGAACGTACCCGGTTCCACCGCATTGGCAACACTGAACTGGACAGGACTGGTAGTGTCTGCAGCTTCATGACGATGGTAGATGTCCATGTCGCCATGTTCGAGTCCACAGGCTTCAAAGAGGTCCTTTAACGCAGGCCCCCTGAAATCCTCGCCGTTGCGGGCCAGCACGTTAATAACGACAACTTCCCGGGCTTCCGGACGGTTGGCACCGGCCAGAGGTTGCCTGCTGTTGCGACTTACCGGTTCCCGACGGGCCGTATCTTCCTCGACCTCTGTGGTGACTGTCGGCGGTAGCGGCTCGCGATCTTTCCCGGTTACTTCCGGGGCAGCTGACGCAGGCTCAGGGGTGTCCGGAATATCCTCACGGACCACTCGCGGCTCACCGACGATATCATCATCACCGGGCACTTCATCATCGGCTGCTCCCCAGCCTTCATCGGGTTCGGGATCACGTTCGTCCCGCGAGGAAAAGCCGGACTCCAGTGCCTCTTCCTCAGGCTCTTCGGGCAGTTTTTCACGACCACTGGTCGATGCCGTGACTGGCCGGGTGGGCTTGGGCTTGGGCGTTCCGAAACGGTCCGACTTTTCCCGCTTTACATACCCACGCTCTTCGAGAGTGTCCCTGGAAATTGTTCGGGCACCACCGTTGGGAAGCTCCGGGTTAAATTCGTCGTCCAGAGGCGATTCTTCCAGTTCATCAGCCCCCATACCGGAGGAAATCGCCATTGATTCCTTACGTGCGCGCCGCACACGGCGTATTCCGTCGACGACAATGCCGATGATAACCAGGGTACCGATGGCAATTAACCATTCCCTAAGTGACATAGTGCTGCTGTCCTGTTTGCAGATTCCGTAACGTTGTTACTCTAAGAAAAGCCCGTAATGAATACAACGCGCACCGCAACAGATGGCGTTATTGTCATCCTTGTCGATATTATATTCAGGCGGCTCTCAGGCCTCAGCCAGAGCCGCCGCCTCTTCAACATCCACCGATACCAGACGCGAACAGCCCGGCTCGTGCATGGTAACCCCCATGAGCTGGTCCGCCATTTCCATCGCGATCTTGTTGTGGGTGATGTAGATAAACTGAACCTGCTTGGACATTTCCTTGACCATATTGGCATAACGGCTCACGTTTGCATCGTCCAGTGGCGCATCCACCTCGTCCAGCATGCAGAATGGAGCAGGATTAAGCTGAAAGATCGAAAAAACCAGAGCGATGGCCGTCAGCGCCTTTTCACCACCGGAGAGCAAGTGAATCGTGCTGTTCTTCTTCCCCGGAGGCCTGGCCATGATCGCTACGCCGGTTTCCAGCAAATCTTCACTGGTCAACTCAAGGTAGGCGTTACCGCCTCCGAACACCTTCGGGAACAGAGCCTGGAGTCCCCCATTAACCTTATCGAACGTCTCCTTGAACCGCTGACGCGTCTCACGGTCGATTTTGCGAATGGCGTTATCCAGGGTTTCCAGCGCCTCCATCAGGTCTTCGTGCTGAGTATCAAGGTACGTCTTTCGCTCACTCTGAACCTGGTATTCTTCAATCGCCGCGAGGTTAATCGCCCCCAGCCGCTGAATCCGATTGCCAATTTTCTCCAACTCGTCAGCCCAGCCTTCCTCGTTAGCATCCTCGGGTAACTGCTCCAGCACTTCCTGGAGTTTCACATCCAGCTCCTTGAGCTGTTCAACGTGATTGCCAGAGCGAATTTCCAGCGCCTGGGACTCCATTTTCAGCTTTTCCAGTTTTGAGCGCACGTCTTGTATCTGGTGATCTATACGACTGCGGCCTTGTTCCTTTTCCCGGACCTCCCGATCAATCTCTTCAAGAGCGTCACGGGCGGAACCCAGCTTTTCCTCTTCAGCCAGTCGCCGTTCCAACAGCCCCTCCAGTTGCATCTGGAGATCTTCAATCGGCTCTTCTGCACTCTCCCGGCTTTCCCTGAGAATTTCCAGCCGTTCTTCCAACCGTTCCTTCTGAAGCTGCATCCGCCCAATCGTCTGTTTCAACCCTTCCCGCTGGCTGTTCAGGGACTGCAACTGAAGCTGCAACTGGTGCGCATGATCCCGGTCATGGCGTGCGTCCTGGCGAAGCCGGTCCAGATTTTCTCTGAGGCTGTCACGTTGCTCCAGCAAGCGCTCTTTCTCTTCGTCGCTGTCTTCGGTCGATGCCAACGCCTGTTGCCATTCTTCGCGCACCGCAAGGAGGCTTTCCTGCTGATCTTCAAGATTTAGCGACACGTCGGACAAGTCATCGCTGATACGCTGTAACCGCGCGTCAATCTGTTCGGCACGGGCCCGCAAACCACTGACTCTGGAAGACAGCTGCGCAAGGTTCCGTTCGACTTCACTCAGGGTTCCCTGGGCTTCATCGCGGGCAGACTCCACTCTTTCCGATCGTTCCTGCAAAAGTTCAAGACGTTCGTTTGCAATCTCCAGGGCGTCTTCCGCTTGCCCCAACTGCTCGGCCAGCTCCGTCACTTTCTTCTGGCGCTCAATCACACCTACCTGCCCTGCATCGGAGTCCGGCATCAGGACCCAGTCACGGGAAACCCAGACCCCACCCGGTGTAATGGCCGTCTCACCGGCCTTAAGACCGTCGCGCAGCGCAAGTGCTTCCGTCAGGGTGTCTGCAGTCATTATGCCAGTGAGAAGAGAAGCGACTGCGGGCACACCGGAAACCTTGGCTTCAAGCCCACCTGCGCTGGTGGTCGTATTCGCGAAGGAATTCACTACCGCCAGGCCTTTTGGCGCGCCATTCATGGCATCGCGGATAGAATCGATTCCAGGCAGGGCTAGGCCATGGGTAAATCGCCCAATTACTTGCTCAACAGCAAATTCCCAGCCACTCTCTATGCGCAACTGGCTCGCAATCCGCGGTGAGTCGGTCAACCCATGCTCAGCCAGCCAATTCTGCAGGGCGTCATCCTGCCCGCCCATTTGCTCGTCCAGCAACGCTTGCTGGGATTCCAGCGCAGCACGGAGGTTCTGTACTTTCTGGCGTTCCTCCCCGACAATCTGCTCAGCTTCACGGAGGTTCTGCCGGGCTTCGTACTGCTCATCCTGAACCGCAGCTATACGCTCCGCCGCTTCCTCTCTCTGGAGCTCGAGCGTTTCCTGCTGCTCCAGCAGCTCTTCAAGTTCAGCGCGGTCCATCTGGCCTTCCAGCAGATTCTGCTCTTCCTCCAGCTTACGATGTCGGTTACGAAGCTGCTCAATCGCATCTTCCAGAGAGCGAATCCGCGATTGTGCCAGTTCCGCCTGACGGCGGGCATCCGAAGAACGGCTGCTGAAATCTTCCCATTTCTGCTGCCAGTCGCTCATGGCCTCTTCGGCCATTTGCAGTTTCTCGCCAGAATCTTCGGACCGGGCAGCCAAGGCTTCCTGCTCCGGCTCCAGCATATCCAACTCTTCCTGAATCCCCGCAAGTTTCTCCTCGTCCTGCTCCAGCTCCCTGGCGAGCTCGCGCTGATTTCCTATGGCCTGATCAAGCTCGGTTGCAGTCTGGCGACTGCGTTCTCGCTGGTGTTCCAGGCTTTGTTCGATACGTGCAATATCAGCACCGGCCTCGTAGTATCGGGCCTGGGCACGATTAAAGTGTTCTGTTCGATCCTGGTGGCTGTCCCGAAGCGATTCCATAGCGGTTTCAAGGCTGACCCGTTCAGTCAGATTTTTTTCCAGCTCAAGCTCGGTATCACGGATTCTTCCCCGCCACGTCTGCAGGTCATTATCAAGGGACTGCCAGCGCAGAACCGTCAACTCGGCTTTTTTCTGGCGTTCTTCCTGTTTGTAGGTCTTGTACTTTTCTGCCGCGGCCGCCTGACGTTCAAGATGCTGAAGCTGACGCCCCAGCTCTTCGCGGAGATCCGTCAGGCGTTCAAGATTTTCCTGGGTTCGCCGAATGCGGTTTTCAGTTTCACGGCGCCGTTCCTTGTATTTGGAAATGCCAGCCGCTTCTTCAATATAAACGCGCAGCTCTTCCGGCTTTGCTTCAATCAGCCGAGAAATCATTCCCTGTTCAATAATCGCGTAGCTGCGGGGGCCAAGGCCAGTGCCAAGAAACAGGTCAGTGATATCCCGCCGCCGGCATTTTGAGCCATTCAGGAAATATTCCGATTGGCCTTCACGGGAAACCCGACGACGGACCGAAATTTCGTTGAACCTGACGAATTCTCCGGGAGCCGATCCATCACTGTTATCAAATACGAGCTCAATAGAAGCCTGGCCAACAGGCTTTCGGGCACTGGAGCCATTGAAGATAACGTCGGTCATGGACTCACCCCGAAGGTATTTCGCGGAGCTCTCACCCATTACCCAGCGAACCGCGTCGATAATATTCGACTTTCCACAACCATTCGGCCCGATTACCGCTGTCAGGTTCGACGGGAACGGTACGGTCGTCGGATCAACGAATGACTTGAATCCGGACAGTTTGATGGACTTCAGCCGCATATCAGGCGCTCTCCTCATCCCTGAGTATGGTCAGAACCTGCTCTCGCTGGTGCTCGCCGAATGCCTGAATGACCGCCTGCAGTTTTTCAGCATCGTCGCTGACAGCAGCTTCAGCCAGTTGCCGGAAAAACATTGCTGTTTCGCTGATTTCTTCCCGGAAGTGTTCAAGGGCAACAAAATAAGTCCGGCTGATGGCTGGCCGGAAATTCTCGAGGGTTTCCTCAAGGAAGGGGTTTTCCACCAGTCCATAGGCATACCGCATGACGCCA
This Marinobacter salinus DNA region includes the following protein-coding sequences:
- the ligA gene encoding NAD-dependent DNA ligase LigA, whose amino-acid sequence is MSKATPDVIQRVEELRSAVDDHNYRYYVLDDPQVPDSEYDRLFRELQKLEAEYPELASDDSPTRRVGSSAETSFEEVVHRLPMLSLDNAFSEEELRDFDRRIRDRLGSGDDIEYVCEPKLDGLAVSLHYENGSLTVAATRGDGYSGEDITANIRTIPSVPLKLRGKDVPELVEVRGEVYMPKAGFEKLNRRLADQGEKTFVNPRNAAAGSLRQKKSTVTARRPLEMCAYSVAVTDESQLPETHFDGLQMVKRWGFRINPEMRKAKGVEECLTAYNQLMEKRESLPYEIDGIVFKVNRLSLQQRLGFVSRAPRWAIAQKFPAQEELTVIEDVEFQVGRTGAVTPVARLKPVFVGGVTVSNATLHNMDEIRRLDVRIGDTVFIRRAGDVIPQVVKVVTEKRPDDARAVELPEKCPVCDSDVVQIEGEAVARCSGGLFCPAQRKEAIRHYASRKAMDIEGLGDKWIDILVDRGLVETVADLYHLKKDDLTGLERMGEKSASNLVGAIDNARNPVLWRFLYALGIREVGEATAKGLAAHFGTLEAIAGADEEALQTVPDVGPIVAGHIRSFFDQSHNKETLDALRQAGVVWQEEEIVEGEKPLQGQTWVLTGALSAMTRDEAKERLEQLGAKVAGSVSKKTACVVAGEAAGSKLAKAEQLEIPVLDEAGLLDFLKQHGFGAP
- the smc gene encoding chromosome segregation protein SMC, which translates into the protein MRLKSIKLSGFKSFVDPTTVPFPSNLTAVIGPNGCGKSNIIDAVRWVMGESSAKYLRGESMTDVIFNGSSARKPVGQASIELVFDNSDGSAPGEFVRFNEISVRRRVSREGQSEYFLNGSKCRRRDITDLFLGTGLGPRSYAIIEQGMISRLIEAKPEELRVYIEEAAGISKYKERRRETENRIRRTQENLERLTDLREELGRQLQHLERQAAAAEKYKTYKQEERQKKAELTVLRWQSLDNDLQTWRGRIRDTELELEKNLTERVSLETAMESLRDSHQDRTEHFNRAQARYYEAGADIARIEQSLEHQRERSRQTATELDQAIGNQRELARELEQDEEKLAGIQEELDMLEPEQEALAARSEDSGEKLQMAEEAMSDWQQKWEDFSSRSSDARRQAELAQSRIRSLEDAIEQLRNRHRKLEEEQNLLEGQMDRAELEELLEQQETLELQREEAAERIAAVQDEQYEARQNLREAEQIVGEERQKVQNLRAALESQQALLDEQMGGQDDALQNWLAEHGLTDSPRIASQLRIESGWEFAVEQVIGRFTHGLALPGIDSIRDAMNGAPKGLAVVNSFANTTTSAGGLEAKVSGVPAVASLLTGIMTADTLTEALALRDGLKAGETAITPGGVWVSRDWVLMPDSDAGQVGVIERQKKVTELAEQLGQAEDALEIANERLELLQERSERVESARDEAQGTLSEVERNLAQLSSRVSGLRARAEQIDARLQRISDDLSDVSLNLEDQQESLLAVREEWQQALASTEDSDEEKERLLEQRDSLRENLDRLRQDARHDRDHAHQLQLQLQSLNSQREGLKQTIGRMQLQKERLEERLEILRESRESAEEPIEDLQMQLEGLLERRLAEEEKLGSARDALEEIDREVREKEQGRSRIDHQIQDVRSKLEKLKMESQALEIRSGNHVEQLKELDVKLQEVLEQLPEDANEEGWADELEKIGNRIQRLGAINLAAIEEYQVQSERKTYLDTQHEDLMEALETLDNAIRKIDRETRQRFKETFDKVNGGLQALFPKVFGGGNAYLELTSEDLLETGVAIMARPPGKKNSTIHLLSGGEKALTAIALVFSIFQLNPAPFCMLDEVDAPLDDANVSRYANMVKEMSKQVQFIYITHNKIAMEMADQLMGVTMHEPGCSRLVSVDVEEAAALAEA
- the zipA gene encoding cell division protein ZipA — protein: MSLREWLIAIGTLVIIGIVVDGIRRVRRARKESMAISSGMGADELEESPLDDEFNPELPNGGARTISRDTLEERGYVKREKSDRFGTPKPKPTRPVTASTSGREKLPEEPEEEALESGFSSRDERDPEPDEGWGAADDEVPGDDDIVGEPRVVREDIPDTPEPASAAPEVTGKDREPLPPTVTTEVEEDTARREPVSRNSRQPLAGANRPEAREVVVINVLARNGEDFRGPALKDLFEACGLEHGDMDIYHRHEAADTTSPVQFSVANAVEPGTFKPSDIESLTTPGISFFMSMPGPSNALQAFDFMLETAQCVVRNLGGELKDERRSVMTPQTIEHCRQRIREFERKQRSQRV